A part of Anser cygnoides isolate HZ-2024a breed goose chromosome 17, Taihu_goose_T2T_genome, whole genome shotgun sequence genomic DNA contains:
- the GGT5 gene encoding glutathione hydrolase 5 proenzyme: protein MSTGRICCLVLLTLGVLALVVVLVVILTQPKCGPQHYLHGAVAADTETCSDIGRDILKSGGTAVDAAIAGLICTSVMNPQSSGLGGGVVFTIYNASTGTVEVINARETVPQGFARVLLSGCSLPIGKKQFCSSGSQWIAVPGEIRGYEEAHKRYGRLPWKALFEPTIKLLSEPLVISPVMEKMIHHPWFSKPGRNLCPLICDGQRFLTRGETFRWPALQQTLRAVAENGATAFYEGQIGQALVEDIKKAGSVLSMEDLKAYKAEVSSALNITLNNSTMVFSPRPPMGGAVLLFILKILEAYKFNEASLSTPKDKEETYHLIAETLKFSNMLRPHMSDPAFSDAQVTVETLLSDKTAEHVRSKIDACGDHPLNYYNLWESIYNHRYKSMGTSHISVLAADGSAVSATSTINYPFGSFVYSNQTGIILNNELADFCIVNRNIKPGERPPSAMVPSILISKTGDMLVIGGAGGARIISATAMAIINKLWFGYDLEHAISSPIMHINNGNISFEEHFSEDVRNGLLRRGHKERKDEFALNVVQGISKEGKCISAYSDKRKLGKSAGY, encoded by the exons GGACATCCTGAAAAGTGGAGGCACAGCTGTGGATGCTGCCATCGCTGGTTTGATCTGCACGTCGGTGATGAACCCTCAGAGTTCGGGCCTGGGTGGCGGGGTCGTATTTACTATCTATAATGCCAGCACAG GAACAGTTGAGGTGATCAACGCCCGTGAAACAGTCCCACAAGGGTTTGCTCGTGTTTTGTTGTCTGGCTGTTCTTTACCCATCGGTAAGAAACAG TTCTGCTCTTCAGGTTCCCAATGGATTGCTGTACCAGGAGAAATTCGTGGGTATGAAGAAGCCCATAAACGATATGGCCGCTTGCCATGGAAAGCTCTGTTTGAACCAACCATCAAGCTCCTTTCAGAGCCACTTGTTATTTCCCCAGTTATGGAGAAAATGATCCATCACCCATGGTTCTCCAAACCCGGACGAAACCTGTG CCCATTGATATGTGATGGTCAAAGGTTTTTGACCCGTGGAGAGACCTTCAGGTggccagcactgcagcagacACTGAGAGCTGTGGCAGAAAATGGAGCTACAGCATTTTATGAGGGACAGATAGGACAGGCCCTGGTGGAGGACATCAAGAAGGCTG GGTCCGTTCTCTCAATGGAGGACCTTAAGGCGTACAAAGCAGAAGTGTCCTCAGCTCTGAACATTACCCTGAACAATAGCACCATGGTGTTTTCTCCTCGACCGCCCATGGGAGGTGCTGTGCTCCTGTTTATCCTCAAGATACTGGAAG CGTATAAATTTAATGAAGCATCACTGTCAACACCCAAGGATAAGGAAGAAACCTACCACCTCATTGCAGAGACCTTGAAGTTCAGCAATATGCTGAGACCCCATATGAGTGACCCAGCCTTCTCCGATGCTCAG GTGACCGTGGAGACACTGCTGTCTGACAAGACCGCTGAGCATGTCAGAAGCAAAATAGATGCTTGTGGTGACCATCCACTCAACTATTACAACTTGTGGGAGTCCATCTACAACCACAGATACAAAAGTATGGGCACAAGCCACATCTCTGTGCTTGCCGCAGATGGCAGTGCTGTGTCCGCCACCAGCACCATCAACTACCC GTTTGGCTCCTTTGTGTATTCTAACCAAACTGGgatcattttaaataatgagcTTGCTGATTTCTGCATAGTGAACAGAAACATTAAGCCAG GAGAGAGGCCTCCCTCAGCAATGGTGCCTTCTATTCTCATCTCCAAGACAGGAGACATGCTGGTGATTGGAGGAGCAGGTGGGGCCCGGATTATCAGCGCTACCGCTATG GCTATTATAAATAAGCTGTGGTTTGGCTACGACTTGGAACATGCCATTTCATCTCCCATCATGCATATTAACAATGGCAACATCTCGTTTGAGGAACATTTCAGTGAG GATGTTAGGAATGGCCTGCTGAGAAGAGgacacaaagaaaggaaagatgaatTTGCACTGAATGTTGTGCAGGGAAtttcaaaggaaggaaaatgcatCTCTGCTTACTCTGATAAAAGGAAGCTGGGGAAGTCGGCTGGTTATTAG